One segment of Cyprinus carpio isolate SPL01 chromosome A17, ASM1834038v1, whole genome shotgun sequence DNA contains the following:
- the LOC109108000 gene encoding protein FAM167B-like — translation MEFRELGADDSSDGDMGDLDSLKALTEKLKLQTRRPSYLEWKERLQARPWTDATHSSNVSSPGSVEKDTQLSDIWKDGMPYKNICGFDTIDDALEWLRNELREMQMQDNRLARQLIRLRVEIHRLKVEQVCHRHKEMLDDATYELEECEEDSDLLCDIPMKAAFTLSTPLKHLGLTRMNLNSRRFSLC, via the exons ATGGAGTTCAGAGAGCTGGGAGCAGACGACAGTTCTGATGGAGATATGGGGGATCTGGATAGTCTGAAAGCTCTGACAGAGAAACTCAAACTCCAAACGCGCAGACCGTCGTACCTAGAATGGAAGGAGCGACTGCAGGCTCGCCCGTGGACTGATGCCACACACAGTTCAAATGTCAGCAGCCCAGGATCTGTGGAGAAGGACACTCAGCTATCCGACATCTGGAAAGATGGGATGCCTTATAAGAATATATGCGGCTTTGATACTATAGACGACGCGTTAGAATGGCTCAGAAACGAACTG AGGGAGATGCAGATGCAGGATAACCGTCTTGCACGGCAGTTGATTCGCTTACGGGTGGAGATCCACAGGTTGAAGGTGGAGCAGGTGTGTCACCGTCACAAAGAGATGCTGGATGATGCCACATATGAGCTGGAGGAGTGCGAGGAGGACTCAGACCTGCTGTGTGACATCCCCATGAAAGCTGCCTTCACTCTGTCCACCCCTCTCAAACATCTTGGTCTCACCAGGATGAACCTCAACTCCAGACGATTCTCACTCTGTTGA